In one window of Hevea brasiliensis isolate MT/VB/25A 57/8 unplaced genomic scaffold, ASM3005281v1 Scaf99, whole genome shotgun sequence DNA:
- the LOC110661371 gene encoding pheophytinase, chloroplastic isoform X3, with amino-acid sequence MEILTFNIATCHGVTNLRWKLVDKSSNSCKSKVPTGTKAQVLCARVDHRSESLRFSNINKLFLGNPDQGEGSKSINAPEGLKVVDSKVLSGEYDSYVIHRDEDVENISGSGESTTKVLIPGLPNESRGECGAPINSCFWEWKPKLNVHYEKAGYQNVKSPPVLFLPGFGVGSFHYANQLKDLGREYRVWAIDFLGQGMSLPVENPTTLLKEGDILEEKNSIWGFGEETEPWANELVYSMDLWRDQVSHFIEEVIGEPVYIVGNSLGGYVALYFAASNPHLVKGVTLLNATPFWGFLPNPIRSPALARLFPWSGTFPLPASVRKLIELLWQKISDPKSIAEILKQVYADHSTNVDQVFSRILEITQHPAAAASFASIMFAPQGQLSFEECLMRCKMNNLPICLMYGKEDPWVKPIWGLKVKRQVPEAPYYEISPAGHCPHDEVPESIRYDISKDLEFTRGGSRKLVKVRFFGSGFSIWNWINSSVKSQLGKLEIKS; translated from the exons ATGGAAATTCTTACATTCAATATCGCAACATGTCATGGTGTTACAAATTTGAGGTGGAAATTAGTTGATAAAAGCTCAAATTCGTGTAAATCAAAGGTCCCTACTGGTACAAAAGCTCAAGTTTTATGTGCTAGGGTTGATCACAGAAGTGAGTCATtaagattttctaatattaacaaGTTATTTTTAGGGAATCCTGATCAAGGGGAAGGTTCTAAGTCAATCAATGCCCCTGAAGGCTTAAAAGTTGTTGATTCAAAGGTTTTGAGTGGAGAATATGATAGTTATGTGATTCATAGAGATGAGGATGTGGAGAATATTTCAGGAAGTGGAGAATCAACAACTAAGGTTTTGATTCCTGGGTTACCAAATGAATCTAGGGGTGAATGTGGTGCTCCCATAAACAGTTGCTTTTGGGAATGGAAGCCTAAACTTAATGTGCATTATGAGAAAGCAGGGTATCAAAATGTGAAATCTCCACCAGTGCTGTTTCTTCCTGGTTTTGGTGTTGGTTCCTTTCATTATGCAAATCAATTAAAGGATTTGGGCCGTGAATATAGAGTATGGGCAATTGATTTTCTAGGGCAAGGCATGTCTTTGCCAGTTGAGAATCCCACTACACTGTTGAAGGAAGGGGATATCTTAGAAGAAAAGAACTCCATTTGGGGATTTGGAGAGGAAACTGAGCCATGGGCCAATGAGCTTGTTTACTCCATGGATTTATGGCGGGATCAAGTTTCCCATTTCATAGAAGAG GTCATTGGTGAACCAGTTTATATTGTGGGGAACTCACTAGGAGGATATGTTGCCCTATACTTTGCAGCGAGCAATCCTCATTTAGTGAAAGGTGTTACGTTGCTTAATGCAACCCCTTTTTGGGGATTCCTGCCTAATCCTATAAGATCTCCAGCACTGGCAAGGTTATTTCCATGGTCTGGAACATTTCCTCTGCCTGCAAGTGTGAGAAAGCTCATTGAGTTACT TTGGCAGAAAATAAGTGATCCCAAGAGTATAGCAGAGATACTTAAACAGGTTTATGCAGATCATTCTACAAATGTTGACCAAGTGTTTTCTCGTATTCTTGAAATAACACAACATCCTGCTGCTGCTGCATCATTTGCTTCAATTATGTTTGCTCCTCAGGGACAACTATCATTTGAGGAATGTTTAATGAG GTGTAAAATGAACAATCTTCCCATCTGTCTCATGTATGGAAAAGAGGACCCATGGGTGAAGCCCATCTGGGGCCTTAAGGTGAAACGACAGGTGCCTGAAGCTCCGTATTACGAGATCAGCCCAGCTGGTCACTGCCCTCATGATGAAGTTCCTGAG AGTATCCGGTATGACATTTCCAAGGACTTAGAATTTACAAGAGGAGGATCAAGAAAATTGGTGAAAGTTCGGTTCTTCGGATCAGGGTTCTCCATCTGGAACTGGATTAACTCTTCTGTCAAGTCTCAACTTGGGAAATTGGAAATCAAATCTTGA
- the LOC110661371 gene encoding pheophytinase, chloroplastic isoform X1 → MEILTFNIATCHGVTNLRWKLVDKSSNSCKSKVPTGTKAQVLCARVDHRSESLRFSNINKLFLGNPDQGEGSKSINAPEGLKVVDSKVLSGEYDSYVIHRDEDVENISGSGESTTKVLIPGLPNESRGECGAPINSCFWEWKPKLNVHYEKAGYQNVKSPPVLFLPGFGVGSFHYANQLKDLGREYRVWAIDFLGQGMSLPVENPTTLLKEGDILEEKNSIWGFGEETEPWANELVYSMDLWRDQVSHFIEEVIGEPVYIVGNSLGGYVALYFAASNPHLVKGVTLLNATPFWGFLPNPIRSPALARLFPWSGTFPLPASVRKLIELLWQKISDPKSIAEILKQVYADHSTNVDQVFSRILEITQHPAAAASFASIMFAPQGQLSFEECLMRCKMNNLPICLMYGKEDPWVKPIWGLKVKRQVPEAPYYEISPAGHCPHDEVPEVVNYLLRGWINNIESHGSNVLPLLDDSQSIRYDISKDLEFTRGGSRKLVKVRFFGSGFSIWNWINSSVKSQLGKLEIKS, encoded by the exons ATGGAAATTCTTACATTCAATATCGCAACATGTCATGGTGTTACAAATTTGAGGTGGAAATTAGTTGATAAAAGCTCAAATTCGTGTAAATCAAAGGTCCCTACTGGTACAAAAGCTCAAGTTTTATGTGCTAGGGTTGATCACAGAAGTGAGTCATtaagattttctaatattaacaaGTTATTTTTAGGGAATCCTGATCAAGGGGAAGGTTCTAAGTCAATCAATGCCCCTGAAGGCTTAAAAGTTGTTGATTCAAAGGTTTTGAGTGGAGAATATGATAGTTATGTGATTCATAGAGATGAGGATGTGGAGAATATTTCAGGAAGTGGAGAATCAACAACTAAGGTTTTGATTCCTGGGTTACCAAATGAATCTAGGGGTGAATGTGGTGCTCCCATAAACAGTTGCTTTTGGGAATGGAAGCCTAAACTTAATGTGCATTATGAGAAAGCAGGGTATCAAAATGTGAAATCTCCACCAGTGCTGTTTCTTCCTGGTTTTGGTGTTGGTTCCTTTCATTATGCAAATCAATTAAAGGATTTGGGCCGTGAATATAGAGTATGGGCAATTGATTTTCTAGGGCAAGGCATGTCTTTGCCAGTTGAGAATCCCACTACACTGTTGAAGGAAGGGGATATCTTAGAAGAAAAGAACTCCATTTGGGGATTTGGAGAGGAAACTGAGCCATGGGCCAATGAGCTTGTTTACTCCATGGATTTATGGCGGGATCAAGTTTCCCATTTCATAGAAGAG GTCATTGGTGAACCAGTTTATATTGTGGGGAACTCACTAGGAGGATATGTTGCCCTATACTTTGCAGCGAGCAATCCTCATTTAGTGAAAGGTGTTACGTTGCTTAATGCAACCCCTTTTTGGGGATTCCTGCCTAATCCTATAAGATCTCCAGCACTGGCAAGGTTATTTCCATGGTCTGGAACATTTCCTCTGCCTGCAAGTGTGAGAAAGCTCATTGAGTTACT TTGGCAGAAAATAAGTGATCCCAAGAGTATAGCAGAGATACTTAAACAGGTTTATGCAGATCATTCTACAAATGTTGACCAAGTGTTTTCTCGTATTCTTGAAATAACACAACATCCTGCTGCTGCTGCATCATTTGCTTCAATTATGTTTGCTCCTCAGGGACAACTATCATTTGAGGAATGTTTAATGAG GTGTAAAATGAACAATCTTCCCATCTGTCTCATGTATGGAAAAGAGGACCCATGGGTGAAGCCCATCTGGGGCCTTAAGGTGAAACGACAGGTGCCTGAAGCTCCGTATTACGAGATCAGCCCAGCTGGTCACTGCCCTCATGATGAAGTTCCTGAG GTCGTGAATTACTTGCTTCGTGGGTGGATTAACAACATTGAGTCTCATGGTTCGAATGTACTGCCTTTGCTTGATGATTCACAGAGTATCCGGTATGACATTTCCAAGGACTTAGAATTTACAAGAGGAGGATCAAGAAAATTGGTGAAAGTTCGGTTCTTCGGATCAGGGTTCTCCATCTGGAACTGGATTAACTCTTCTGTCAAGTCTCAACTTGGGAAATTGGAAATCAAATCTTGA
- the LOC110661371 gene encoding pheophytinase, chloroplastic isoform X2 has product MEILTFNIATCHGVTNLRWKLVDKSSNSCKSKVPTGNPDQGEGSKSINAPEGLKVVDSKVLSGEYDSYVIHRDEDVENISGSGESTTKVLIPGLPNESRGECGAPINSCFWEWKPKLNVHYEKAGYQNVKSPPVLFLPGFGVGSFHYANQLKDLGREYRVWAIDFLGQGMSLPVENPTTLLKEGDILEEKNSIWGFGEETEPWANELVYSMDLWRDQVSHFIEEVIGEPVYIVGNSLGGYVALYFAASNPHLVKGVTLLNATPFWGFLPNPIRSPALARLFPWSGTFPLPASVRKLIELLWQKISDPKSIAEILKQVYADHSTNVDQVFSRILEITQHPAAAASFASIMFAPQGQLSFEECLMRCKMNNLPICLMYGKEDPWVKPIWGLKVKRQVPEAPYYEISPAGHCPHDEVPEVVNYLLRGWINNIESHGSNVLPLLDDSQSIRYDISKDLEFTRGGSRKLVKVRFFGSGFSIWNWINSSVKSQLGKLEIKS; this is encoded by the exons ATGGAAATTCTTACATTCAATATCGCAACATGTCATGGTGTTACAAATTTGAGGTGGAAATTAGTTGATAAAAGCTCAAATTCGTGTAAATCAAAGGTCCCTACTG GGAATCCTGATCAAGGGGAAGGTTCTAAGTCAATCAATGCCCCTGAAGGCTTAAAAGTTGTTGATTCAAAGGTTTTGAGTGGAGAATATGATAGTTATGTGATTCATAGAGATGAGGATGTGGAGAATATTTCAGGAAGTGGAGAATCAACAACTAAGGTTTTGATTCCTGGGTTACCAAATGAATCTAGGGGTGAATGTGGTGCTCCCATAAACAGTTGCTTTTGGGAATGGAAGCCTAAACTTAATGTGCATTATGAGAAAGCAGGGTATCAAAATGTGAAATCTCCACCAGTGCTGTTTCTTCCTGGTTTTGGTGTTGGTTCCTTTCATTATGCAAATCAATTAAAGGATTTGGGCCGTGAATATAGAGTATGGGCAATTGATTTTCTAGGGCAAGGCATGTCTTTGCCAGTTGAGAATCCCACTACACTGTTGAAGGAAGGGGATATCTTAGAAGAAAAGAACTCCATTTGGGGATTTGGAGAGGAAACTGAGCCATGGGCCAATGAGCTTGTTTACTCCATGGATTTATGGCGGGATCAAGTTTCCCATTTCATAGAAGAG GTCATTGGTGAACCAGTTTATATTGTGGGGAACTCACTAGGAGGATATGTTGCCCTATACTTTGCAGCGAGCAATCCTCATTTAGTGAAAGGTGTTACGTTGCTTAATGCAACCCCTTTTTGGGGATTCCTGCCTAATCCTATAAGATCTCCAGCACTGGCAAGGTTATTTCCATGGTCTGGAACATTTCCTCTGCCTGCAAGTGTGAGAAAGCTCATTGAGTTACT TTGGCAGAAAATAAGTGATCCCAAGAGTATAGCAGAGATACTTAAACAGGTTTATGCAGATCATTCTACAAATGTTGACCAAGTGTTTTCTCGTATTCTTGAAATAACACAACATCCTGCTGCTGCTGCATCATTTGCTTCAATTATGTTTGCTCCTCAGGGACAACTATCATTTGAGGAATGTTTAATGAG GTGTAAAATGAACAATCTTCCCATCTGTCTCATGTATGGAAAAGAGGACCCATGGGTGAAGCCCATCTGGGGCCTTAAGGTGAAACGACAGGTGCCTGAAGCTCCGTATTACGAGATCAGCCCAGCTGGTCACTGCCCTCATGATGAAGTTCCTGAG GTCGTGAATTACTTGCTTCGTGGGTGGATTAACAACATTGAGTCTCATGGTTCGAATGTACTGCCTTTGCTTGATGATTCACAGAGTATCCGGTATGACATTTCCAAGGACTTAGAATTTACAAGAGGAGGATCAAGAAAATTGGTGAAAGTTCGGTTCTTCGGATCAGGGTTCTCCATCTGGAACTGGATTAACTCTTCTGTCAAGTCTCAACTTGGGAAATTGGAAATCAAATCTTGA